One genomic window of Acidobacteriota bacterium includes the following:
- a CDS encoding M1 family aminopeptidase, whose product MPRPQRVPSAALSFLCAIFVVAGFCLGAASAQGATLRASLRAFEAPLVGEAMPLEAPLAIGRGVLQPSSGGSAHLLWANGQPAGLWVRGGATFSYRVDDPISRPVAERNFKTASSVKLTAGPNGATASQRVTSAVIWARDLAAAKAAEIGATGPPEGAAALSSDWFTELLDRALFSSPGLRALTFDLMKLDGTRVALLEGDEKWFLDVDPEVLREETLLRLDDLSGSEGGREYKGDYIAYELVTQPIGRNWWDRPAAECVTTHTAFTVNNPRDQYVEITARSTVRSQRDDLGVWRVSLRDRVSDGDKFFPIEVDHVKVDGKEVDFLHDRNDLLVILDPPMTKGENRVIEVKHHGEIAIRPNKDSFWSLGTWAWYPRPALNGQFSTFEFEVRVPEPLTPYASGKTVERSSGDGFNRVKTRLDQPMQFPVVVAGKYSEVKDSMNDISGTVAAYAGGKERAAKQLLSNFFASADYYGQLFGVPYPLDEMNVVEINSWGFGQAPPGIIFITREAYNPIGDVVNRFFSQGVNARFVHEVAHTWWGHVIKMDSYEEQWLTESFADYSAALALQAMRGGGKKGQREFDRELRQWKRLTQDISDTGSIYLANRLAGKDDKDFRDRVYLLYAKGPLVLHALRQELGRQFGGAQQGDRYFFALLRTFTTNFSVQYGATHHLVGILNQMTNKDWQPWFERYVYGTETPSIDD is encoded by the coding sequence ATGCCCCGACCCCAGCGGGTACCGTCCGCAGCCCTTTCCTTTCTCTGCGCCATCTTCGTTGTCGCCGGCTTCTGCCTGGGCGCAGCTTCGGCACAGGGCGCGACCTTGAGGGCTTCGCTGCGGGCCTTCGAAGCGCCGCTGGTGGGCGAGGCGATGCCGTTGGAGGCACCGCTCGCTATCGGCCGCGGTGTGCTGCAACCGTCCTCCGGTGGTTCGGCCCACCTACTGTGGGCGAACGGTCAACCGGCGGGCTTGTGGGTGCGGGGCGGCGCGACCTTCAGCTATCGGGTGGACGATCCGATCAGCCGACCCGTCGCCGAGCGCAACTTCAAGACCGCCTCGTCGGTCAAGCTCACCGCCGGACCGAACGGCGCCACCGCCAGCCAGCGGGTGACCTCGGCGGTGATCTGGGCGCGGGACTTGGCGGCGGCGAAGGCCGCCGAAATCGGCGCCACCGGGCCGCCGGAGGGCGCGGCGGCGCTCTCCTCGGATTGGTTCACCGAACTCCTCGACCGAGCGCTCTTCTCGTCGCCGGGCCTGCGCGCCTTGACCTTCGACCTCATGAAGCTGGACGGCACTCGGGTCGCCCTGCTGGAGGGCGACGAGAAGTGGTTCCTGGACGTTGATCCGGAGGTCTTGCGGGAGGAGACCCTGCTGCGTCTCGACGACCTGAGCGGCAGCGAGGGTGGGCGCGAGTACAAGGGCGACTACATTGCCTACGAGCTGGTCACCCAGCCGATCGGCCGAAACTGGTGGGATCGCCCGGCCGCGGAATGCGTCACCACCCATACGGCCTTCACCGTGAACAACCCGCGGGATCAGTATGTCGAAATTACCGCGCGCTCCACCGTGCGCTCCCAGCGGGACGACCTGGGGGTGTGGAGGGTCTCGCTGCGTGACCGGGTTTCCGACGGCGACAAGTTTTTCCCGATCGAGGTCGACCATGTGAAGGTAGATGGCAAAGAGGTGGACTTCTTGCACGATCGAAACGATCTGCTGGTCATCCTCGATCCGCCGATGACGAAGGGCGAGAACCGCGTCATCGAGGTGAAGCACCACGGCGAGATCGCCATCCGCCCGAACAAGGACAGCTTCTGGTCCCTCGGAACCTGGGCTTGGTACCCGAGGCCCGCCCTCAACGGCCAGTTCTCGACCTTCGAATTCGAAGTGCGGGTACCCGAGCCGTTGACTCCCTATGCCTCCGGCAAGACCGTCGAGCGCAGTTCCGGCGACGGATTCAATCGCGTCAAGACCCGCCTGGACCAGCCGATGCAGTTCCCGGTAGTGGTGGCGGGCAAGTACTCGGAGGTGAAGGACTCGATGAACGACATCTCCGGCACCGTGGCGGCCTACGCCGGCGGCAAGGAGCGAGCCGCCAAACAACTTCTCAGCAACTTCTTTGCGTCGGCGGACTACTACGGCCAGCTCTTCGGCGTGCCGTATCCGCTCGACGAGATGAACGTCGTCGAGATCAACTCCTGGGGTTTCGGTCAGGCGCCGCCGGGCATCATCTTCATCACCCGCGAGGCCTACAACCCGATCGGCGACGTCGTCAACCGCTTTTTCTCGCAAGGGGTCAACGCCCGCTTCGTCCATGAGGTGGCCCACACCTGGTGGGGGCACGTGATCAAGATGGACTCCTATGAGGAACAGTGGCTCACCGAAAGCTTCGCCGACTACTCGGCGGCGCTGGCGCTCCAGGCCATGCGCGGCGGCGGCAAGAAAGGCCAGCGGGAGTTCGACCGCGAGCTTCGCCAGTGGAAGCGGCTCACCCAGGACATCAGCGACACCGGGTCGATCTACTTGGCCAATCGCCTGGCGGGGAAAGACGACAAGGACTTCCGCGACCGGGTCTACCTGCTCTATGCGAAGGGGCCGCTGGTGCTCCACGCCCTGCGACAAGAACTCGGTCGCCAGTTCGGCGGCGCGCAACAGGGCGACCGCTACTTTTTCGCCCTGCTGCGCACCTTCACCACCAACTTTTCCGTGCAGTACGGCGCGACCCATCACCTGGTGGGTATCCTCAACCAGATGACCAACAAAGACTGGCAGCCCTGGTTCGAGCGCTACGTCTACGGCACCGAGACGCCGTCCATTGACGACTGA
- a CDS encoding GWxTD domain-containing protein, producing MRRSPVWIAVALLVGGSLSLPASSSANPRKTLREWARGPAHWLMLPEEKRALRAVRTDEEAAQFLIDFWQRRDPDPSDSINPAQEQFWERLEAADRLYGQGRKRGSMTPRGGALILFGAASVLRLSQHTAPSWSPRSPARSPTFDVTQVTVEEWEYPADELHPRLATLIRHEGYERAVLKFLIEADRTTFMEGERLLELAAQAAVER from the coding sequence ATGAGACGTTCGCCCGTCTGGATCGCCGTCGCGCTGCTGGTCGGGGGGAGCCTCTCGCTCCCCGCCAGCTCGTCGGCCAATCCCCGGAAGACCCTCCGCGAGTGGGCCCGGGGCCCGGCACACTGGCTGATGCTGCCGGAGGAGAAGCGCGCCCTGCGGGCGGTGCGAACGGACGAGGAGGCGGCGCAATTTCTGATCGACTTCTGGCAGCGTCGGGATCCCGATCCGTCGGATTCCATCAACCCCGCCCAGGAGCAGTTCTGGGAACGCCTCGAGGCGGCCGACCGGCTCTACGGGCAGGGTAGGAAGCGCGGCAGCATGACCCCCCGTGGGGGTGCTCTGATCCTCTTCGGCGCTGCCTCGGTTCTGCGCTTGAGCCAACATACGGCGCCCTCCTGGTCGCCCCGCTCCCCGGCCCGCTCGCCGACCTTCGACGTCACCCAGGTGACGGTCGAAGAATGGGAATACCCGGCCGATGAACTGCACCCCCGGTTGGCGACTCTCATTCGCCACGAAGGCTACGAGCGCGCGGTGCTCAAGTTCCTGATCGAAGCCGACCGCACCACCTTCATGGAGGGAGAACGGCTGCTCGAACTGGCGGCCCAGGCGGCGGTCGAGAGGTAG